Proteins from a single region of Pseudomonas ekonensis:
- a CDS encoding class I SAM-dependent methyltransferase — translation MSTTAQHTQVVQKQFGEQAAAYLSSAVHAQGAEFALLQAELAGQGGARVLDLGCGAGHVSFHVAALAKEVVAYDLSQQMLDVVAAAAVDRGLGNIVTVNGAAERLPFADGEFDFVFSRYSAHHWSDLGLALREVRRVLKPGGVAAFIDVLSPGSPLFDTYLQSVEVLRDTSHVRDYSAGEWLRQVSEAGLHTRSTARQRLRLEYNSWVERMRTPEVMRAAIRQLQQSMGNEVREYFEIEADGSFSTDVLVLMAER, via the coding sequence ATGAGCACCACCGCCCAGCACACCCAGGTCGTACAGAAACAGTTCGGTGAACAGGCCGCCGCCTACCTGAGCAGCGCCGTTCACGCCCAAGGCGCCGAGTTCGCGCTGCTGCAGGCCGAACTGGCCGGGCAGGGCGGGGCACGGGTGCTGGATTTGGGCTGCGGTGCGGGCCATGTGAGCTTTCACGTCGCCGCCCTGGCCAAAGAAGTGGTGGCCTACGACCTGTCGCAGCAGATGCTCGACGTGGTCGCGGCCGCCGCCGTCGACCGGGGCCTGGGCAACATCGTCACGGTGAACGGCGCCGCCGAGCGCCTGCCGTTCGCCGACGGCGAATTCGATTTCGTGTTCAGCCGCTATTCGGCGCACCATTGGAGCGACCTCGGGCTGGCCCTGCGCGAAGTCCGGCGGGTGCTCAAGCCCGGTGGCGTGGCGGCGTTCATCGATGTGCTGTCGCCCGGCAGCCCGCTGTTCGACACGTACCTGCAAAGCGTCGAAGTGCTGCGCGACACCAGCCATGTGCGCGACTATTCGGCCGGCGAGTGGCTGCGCCAGGTCAGCGAGGCCGGTCTGCACACCCGCAGCACCGCGCGCCAGCGCCTGCGTCTGGAATACAACAGCTGGGTCGAGCGCATGCGCACGCCCGAGGTGATGCGCGCCGCGATCCGCCAGTTGCAGCAGTCGATGGGCAACGAAGTGCGCGAATATTTTGAGATTGAGGCCGACGGTTCGTTCAGTACAGATGTACTGGTGCTGATGGCCGAACGCTGA